The Zeugodacus cucurbitae isolate PBARC_wt_2022May chromosome 4, idZeuCucr1.2, whole genome shotgun sequence genome includes the window AAATGGAAGAGATGCAGAAGTCCCAGCAGAAGCAGGTGCTACTAGGTCCAGGTACGGCGATGGATCGTGCTGGTCCACCACCATCGTTACCACTTATTCGTTAAGTTTGTATAACTTCAACTGATAAATTtgtaagaaaagaaagaaaataccCCGCAAAACCAAAATAATTAATCCTCTTCAAATTAATCAAGAAATACAATCTGGCAAGAGGAAAATTCCTGTAACGCGTTCATCGTTTATTGATaaacaaaaatgcaattttcttgtagacgtaaaataaaattaattactatTGAAAATACTTAAATAGCTTTTTATATTAAACGGAAGCAGAAAcgtaaacaatatacatatataactatcgACTTCACTTATTATTAGCATATTAACACTAATATGGAGAACAAATTAATAAGAGCAAAATTCgaagaaatttaaattgagtCTCTGTTCAGTTGTACGGTAACATTAATTAAACATAACGACAATGTTTAAAAGGCGCTCATtaacatttatattgtatttataaaaaacttctTAAAACGAAAAACATAGAAGTAAAACATTACAAATTTAGTAATATACACTTAACAGATGGCGGCACTGGTACTAAAATGGTTAATGAAATTGGCGTTTCTTCAACGAATACTCGAATAATTGTATCACAAACATTTTAAGCAAAAACATTTGTATCCAGCGGAAGAGTAGATTGGCGCATAACGGAGGCCATTACACCCTCGCTGTCAGTTATACGGATGTTACTATTGCAGCGTCGATACTTGtgccaatattttttatcattcatTGATGAAATTACGTAAATCTTTTGATCACTTTTGGGCGATGGCGGTTCGTCGTATACTTTACCCCCAGCGCATTCGATAATTTCTAATTAAGTTCAAAATATAAGTTATTcttacaactttcaaaataattacatttctgTGACTTACGTTTAATTTCAGTTGGTCGTGGCAAGATGCTAGGTGTAGTAACGAAATCATAGCCCTCGAACACCTTTTGACTTCTAGCCAATTCCAgtgatttaaataaagaaaatttatgacGTTTTTCAAAGTCGTGATCTCGGAAGAAATGTGTAATTCCACGCGGCACGGTTTTTGTACTATTGAACGATTGCAACCACTTTGATGTGACAATTGGTATTCCTTTGGCCatggcaattaaaaattttagtgtGCGATTACCTTTGTCCATTACTAAAACATCCGCATCAGTGGGATCATTTGCGACACACCAGTTCCCTTGAAATTAATCATGATATTTAACCATAGTTAGTATGCATcagttatttatatgaaaatactaACCCGGTGAATTGTCAACTAAGCTTTGGAATAACTTTGGTTCAACCATAGACattgcaacttgcaagataCGTGCCTAATAGACAAAAATAAGAATTAGTAGCTGGTTGTAAACATTATTAGACAATTATATTACATTGTTCCTCAATTTTTTGCTTTCGGCAACTGTTGGTTCTTCAGCACTACTTTTGCGACTATGATCTTTCGTAGAAGTGGTAGTACCCGTTCCGTTCTTTTCAACGACCTTGGCACTGTTTGACACTTTGGCTGAAGTGTTGTCATCGGTTACAATTTTCTCCCGCGATTCCATTTCTCGCGCATTCTTTTTTCTTGATGAGCTCCGCGAAGAGGTCGTGGACTTTATCGACGTAATACTTTCTTGAGAGTCGTTCTTCGAACGTGAGCGAGTTACGCGttctaaaaaatatgtatgataaCAAAATACTATTCAAATAGGTTATTTATACTGACTTTTGTTAATGTCTGGTTCATCTGTTTGCTCAATTTTCCGTAATTTCGCTTGCGTGGGTCCAGATGTTGAACTGCTCGCTTTATCGTACTCCATATCACTCGTTCTGGACTTAAGTCGCGTCATTCTTCTTGTAGGTGCCTCttcaatttcatttgtattttcacCTTTTGATGATACATTTTTTGCtggctttttatttttctcaattttttccaATTCTTGTTTGTGATCAGAGTGTCGTGTCATTCTTCTTGTAGATACCTCTTCGATTTCATTAGTATGTTCATCTTTTTGTGAAATCTTTCTTGTGCGTTTTTTAGGTTCCTCACTTTTTTCACGATCTTCATTGTGACCAATGTGTCTACCACTACTGCTCCGATGGCTCGAATGTGATTCAACTTTTTTATCAGGCTTAGACTTCTCCTTACTAGACCTTCTAGTTGAAGGTGGTGAAATTTTTTCTTTCCTTCCGGGTGATACTCCTTCCAATTTCTTATCCGGGTTTTCCAAAACAACTTCTGCCCGACTGTCacgattatttttattgttactaACTTTTCTAACATCAGTAAGCTCTTCCTGTTTAACCACAGAGCATTTGGATGGCACAAATTTCGGTGGTTGTATTTCTTTAAGATTACATAGTAATTTATCGAAATCCTTAGAATCTTTTTTAGCATCTAATTTGTTAAGCTCAATTGAATCTTCCTCCGAATCGGATCCAAATAAGTTGcgtttcataattattttactgCGTTGCTTCGAAAGTAAATCAAATTTATCCGTAATCCATTTAGGTGTGCATAAGATCGACTCTTCGGCTTCCGACTGTGAACTGCCTATACTGGAAGTACTTTCTTTAACTGGTTTATTCTTGTTACTTAACTTCGGTTTTTTGAAGCAAGCTTGCTTTTCTCGATCATATTCTTTTTTCGATGAACTTTTATTCATTTCGTGAGAAAAATTACCCTCACTTTTTGCCATTTCATTAATTCCACTTGATGTCAATGTATTATTGAGGTTTTGTTTTACTGCAGATTTAATTGACTTATCATTTGATTCAacagtatttataaatatttgggtAGCTGCCAACAAAGAAGAGTTGTCATCATTGTTTTGAATTGTAGGTGCGGCGCTTTTGTCACTGGATGTGGAATTGAGGTTTTGCGCTCCTAGACTTCTTTCTGTAAAAGGGGAAATTTTGTTAAGatgtaatataaaaacaattcgaTTATACCCGATAGGGGCGAGAGCAATTGTTAGTATTTTACCTTTGACTGGCGCGAAAATCTGTGTTTGTTCCAAACTGAAATCTGTATTAGCAATGTTTTCTTTACCACTTAATGATAATCCATTGGTAGTGGTTATGTTTTCAGTCACTTTCGCCTCTGGTTGCTTTGGTATAGGCACAAATACTTGCGTGGCCATCATATCGACTTCCTCAGCATACCCATCACCACCAATTACTTCACTCACTTGCCTTTGGGCAAGATCATTATCTTTTCCCATATTTTTCTCAGCCGGCAGATTAGTATCAGTTTGCACATTAATATGTGCCAGTTCTggtaaatcaaataaatctGGTGTACAAACATCATCCCGATCTGTGCATATTCCATTTTGAGCGGGGTCGGTTAATGTTACACTTTTAGCTGTTTGATTGCCACAGTTCAATGACTCCACTTCACCATCACATTCAAGAGTTTTTGATgcatctaaaatataaaaacttcatttaagtaaatatcattattaatgaaatttagtgtGTTACCTTCATCTACATCCATATTCAAGGACACATCAGCCAATATAACTGGTTTGTGTTGAATATTTGGTATGACCAAAGATGAGAACATTGCCTCATCATCTTCAACGTCTTCAAATaagttttcattgaaatcttggGTGCATATACGAATAAAATCACcagatttttgtaaatttgatcCTAATTCCGATGCTTCATACGATGGGTCTGTTCTGGAAGGCATTTGCGTTTCTGGTATAAAAGATTCATCACAGAAACTTTTTCCATCATATGATTGGTTTCGTGAAGAACTTAATATACTCGAATTTTCAATAGATGCTCTTTTTCTTATGTTTTGTGTTTCAGGAATGTCAAAACTGTCATTTTTTGTATCATTCAAAAGCGAAACATCAGGTGAACTAAATAATCGGGTACTCGTATTGGACAATGAAGCTCTTGGAGCTCTATGAGAAGGCGCCAGGAATGTGTCTGTGGTATTCAAAACCTCAACTgcctgtaattaaaaaaaattttaattatggtAATCAGAAGCAAAATACGTTTATATCTTCCTTTAAGCTGCCATTTAAATCACCAAAACGTAATTCACAATTCACGTCTATACATTCCTTGCGCATCGGATTTAAACGTCTGTTATTCACAAAAGTTCCGAACGCActatataaatcataaatatatatgtcatTGTCGGATACATCCAGTATGCAGTGTTTAGTGTCCACACTctgcaaaaaaaatatcattttatagatttataatgtttttgttttatttgaataCGTACCTGTGCTTTTAATGAAATATCAACACATTGTTTGATATTTTCCCCATCACTCCAACATCCAACCAAATAAAACGATCCTGACACCAAATCGTACTGATTGGATTCGACGTCCAGCGTCCATTTCtatgtaaaatgtaaacaaattatacTATGCAAGATACGCAAATCTCAGTCATTACCTTTTCTACCATTTTGAGTTAACAAAGTGAtacaaataatgtaaaatttatttatctttcgtttttaatgcaatatatcaaataaaattccgCGCCATTTgaaccaaaaaattttatttataaagatgAAAACAAAACATATCAATAGTAATCGATTTTTATCATTATTTGAACTAATGGCATGTCCCCATATCAAATCACATTAGGGTCGTAGGTCAACCGAACCAAATTTTGAGATGAAGTTGTGATTATTAAGAATTATATTATAgtaggaattaaaaaatattaaacaattaatgggatatatgaaaattaaataattatatttattaaatgtatgtAGAACTCCCATATCCTCGCAGagataataaaatatgcaatacatTCACcaattttccaattatacaatTAGTCTCTATTtagattaaaaatttagttttgctaaacttttttaaaattaagtatttaacaaaaaaaaaatcaaatttattaattaattagaaatttGATGTAAACGAGAATCATGGTTTCATTGCCCCTACAATATACACAATAAAAGTAAGACAtacgatatttttgaaaactatatttcggttttttatgtgtttgattttttaattaattgatttcaaataattatctGTCTCATTTCTAATAATTAACCACTATCGCTTATTTGTGTTATCGAAATGAGTTCATCGAAGTTCATAATTTTCCAATCGCTACGTCGCACTTCTCTATATTAACTAGACGTTTTTGACTTTTCCTTGCcagtgaaagaaaaaaatcttatatTTGACGGAAGTTTAtagatttataatattttagtttttgcattttctacTGATTTTACAACCGTACTCAATTGAaacatagaaaaattaaattgtgaaaGTTACCACGTCAACATACGCGATTGAATTATCAATTTGCAGCGATTTGTGACTTGAATTGAGAAGAAAAAGTAATATGTGCATTTTGAAGGTGCGTAACAagtataaaataagaaaaaaaaaattaaagaaaatcgaAAAGTGGAAGAGTTAAGTCCAAAAAAGTGCAACGTAACAGCCGTATAAATGTTTATATCAATTATAAAATCttcgtaattaaataaaattcagatGTGAAAAATAAGTTTCATAATGAGAACTTATGGGTTCCGACTGTGTTAAAAGATATAACGTTGACAAACTGAGGTTATTGTCAGGAAATTATTATTCCTCTATGTTTTCAACTTATAGTGAAcgttttttattcattcataCTACCACTCCCCTATGGAAGAACTTATCTCATTATTGATCATGCGACAAACGCTGCCCTGTAtgagcaataacaacacaattGATATTTTGGAAGTCTCCTACATTTGCCCTGACTTGCCTTGCATCTTTCCACATCCTCACCCTCACACTAGCTTCCGTGCTGGCATTGGCCTCATACTCGCcctatataattacaaataaaaaatactagttTATTTGGCTCTTATGCGATTGCCTACGCACTTTTCTTCTTTTCATATTTAAGAGGAAAATCCATTTTCATAGCGAACATTCGCCGATTTCCGTTTTCATTGCTATTGCTCTTAGTGACAACGGCAACAATTTTAATTGTGACGAAAAAGATGATTCCCCTATAGGGAAATAGCTGTGGACAACAGATTTATGCTGCAGATCTTTATTGTAGTTGAAGCAACATATCGGCAGTGCTGTCGaggacatatatacataggtacatacattCAGGTGACGCGATGTAAGCATTCGTggctattatttgttgtttttctttgccATCGTCAAAACatataacaaattttctttgtttctGCTTGCACTGCTTACGTACACAAAAGCAAAGTAGTCGCAGTCACCAATTCCGTCGTGAGCGCTGCCATCAACCATCTGATTGctgcttaaaattatttgttagcaTTTAATATTGCAATGAGATATTAAAACACATACACGACATATAGCGGAttgatgtatacatatgtgtaaataaaaatatatacatttaaatgctTGTTGCTTTCTTGTAATTACTTACATTTAATCGCTTATGACATATTTACAGTTTGAAagtcaaatattttctatttcacaAAGatatcaaattgaaattttattaatagttgCATTAGCATACGCATCTTCTTGCTGCTGCTCAGTTCGTTTCTGTGGAGGCAGTCGCTGCTGACGTTGACAATGATTTTCATTTAGTAAactgttttttcattttcttcgtATTTTAGTACTCAACTTGTAATGATTTTTTCTACTGTCTTTTCTGGATAAGAACGAggttttttcacaaaaataaatattttcttttagtaactaattCATTGAAAACATGCAGTTCAATCAATGACATTTGCATTAATGATATTAATGGAAATTGATATGGTAATTCTAAAAATAGTTCCGTAAAtccaaaaataaacatttgataaaggtgaaaaatatatgtacttatttacatacaaaaggAAGTTTCGGTAATTTCCAAAAGTAGAATGCAGAATGCTTTTAATAAAAGATATTTATACTCATCTTCAGTAACAAATATGTGTACATAAACAATCACATATTCACTTGCTATGTatacagtgtcggacaaaaaataagaatacttAACACAGTAAtcgattgaaaattattttactcaACTGCATGgttttcgtaaaaatttttgttgatgaTAAGGTGGAATCTTATGCGTACAAAAAtacacagtggaacttctctaactcgaatcactataatccacaaaaaaacatcgagttagagagacttcgggTTATAGAAGTTTCATTAAaagatacaatttttcaaaaagctgtaaaatgtagagttatacccagttttatttatttacttcgtaaAAAGTGTTCGGtgcatattttaaacatattttctgtaatttggtttgttgtagtttgctattgtttggctcttgatgaCTGTAACCCagtctttgttacatgatttatgcaattcataatAGAGATACTCTTAAGATTTTGCCTCgatagtgaaattttaaattttgtgttatgtCCTGGTCTAAAAGTTCGATTGAggtaaggaaatttgtatgaaatttgatttctattgccaattcaagagttcgagttatggagagcttcgagttatggaaggaattttgtatgaaaaatttgatttctaaacgctattgccaattcgaaAGTTTGAGTTacagagatcttcgagttatagaagttcaagttatggaagttccactgtatttataaactgatttttaatatttcacaacGTGTTGAAATGGGAGTGGTAAACATTAATTAGACATGAATGAACTATGCTTACACGATCTCAAGACATCGGATATATGTTCGAGACACTTGCGATAtcagaaaaaatacaataatattgttattaggttaggttatatgtATTGGTCTGGTAGGTCTACaagccacgcatagaccagttatggccTTTAGCGATAATATTGTTATTTAGttggaataatttttttgtatacaagtTATGGTTTccataaaatatcaatattttcttttttattttcagaatgcCGATTCAGGCGCCTTCATGGACAGATTTCCTCTTCTGTCCCATTTGCTGCAATGAGTTCGCTGTTAATCAACGTCTACCAATAAGTCTGGGATGTGGTCACACCATATGTCGCCAGTGTCTATCGACCTTACACAATCGACAATGTCCTTTCGATCAAGTATATTATTACTGAACAATTTCCTCTGTATTATGTTTACAACTAAAACCTTTTACATTATTTAGACTTCCATCACAACCGATGTCGACAATCTGCCCATAAACAACGCTCTACTTCAGTTGGTTAGCACTAACACAagtaccaacaataacaacaatgctggAAATGCTAGCGACAACCGAAATAGCAATGGCGGCAATGAAGGTGCCTCAGGGAGTGACGGCGAAGCGAACACAACCACCAGACATACACCACCTAGTGTACGTCAGTTAAGCCCTGAAGATTTAAAATGCTACAATCTGGCGAACAAATGTATAGAAAGTCTGGCACTCTATCTAAAATCTCTTGTTACTAATAATGGAAATTTCGGGAGTCCCCTGTCGCGTCCGATGCAACGTAAACTTGTATCTTTAGTCAATACTCAGTTGATGGAACGCGAAGGACGAGAACGTGTTTTACGTGCTGCTCGTTCATTGGGAGAGCGTACTGTCACCGAATTAATTCTGCAACATCAAAATCCCTTGCAGCTGAGTTCAAACCTGTGGGCAGCGGTACGCTCACGTGGTTGCCAATTTTTGGGCCCAGCAATGCAGGAGGAAGTTTTGAAGCTGGTTTTGAAGGCCCTTGAAGACGGTACAGCATATTCTCGTAAAGTGTTGGTAATGTATGTGGTACAAAGGCTAGAACCACGATTTCCGCAAGCCTCGAAAACCAGTATTGGTCATGTTGTACAACTATTATATCGAGCCAGCTGCTTTAAAGTTTCTAAGCGGGAAGCAGACTCGTCACTCATGCAATTGAAAGAAGAGTTTCGCACTTACGATGCCCTACGGCGCGAACATGATGCACAAATCGTACAAATAGCCACTGAAGCCGGTCTCCGCATAGCGCCAGATCAATGGTCTTCCCTACTTTACGGCGATACAGTGCATAAGTCACATATGCAAAGCATTATTGACAAACTACAAACGCCGTCCTCATTTGCGCAATCCGTACAAGAACTGGTTATAGCCCTACAACGCACTGGCGATCCGGCTAATTTGTCAGGCCTACGAATTCATCTAAAACATTTAGCCGGTATTGATCCGTCGTTAGAAAGTCCGCCGTCATCTTGGCAAGACGTAGCTAAAGCATTAGAATCTGTGCATGAAGTGGTGGTGGGACTAGTGGAATTCGTACAACATCATGGCAATAGGAAGCTGCAAGAATGCACAACGGGTCAGCCGAGTACGAATACTAAGTATAAAATAAGTTTGTGTCGGGATTTGACTGTGAGACGAAATTGCCCACGTGGTTCTAGTTGTACTTTTGCACATTCTGAAGAAGAATTGGAAAAATATCGTGCAAAGAATCGTAAAAATACGAAGCCAGGTATCAGCGTTCCACATTCTGGTGTAGGTCCACTTACTGCTGGAAGTTCAAATAGTGCAAACAATggaaaaaatgatttttcaacCCATACTCATCCACATAACCACGGCCACAATCATCACAATCCCCATGCTATGGTAATGCTGCATCCCGGAAATGACAATTCTGCGCCAGCTTCAACGGCTACATCGCCATTAAGATTCGACGGTCTACAATCTATGCATAACAAATTACCTCGCAGCAGTTATGGCGATGCTTCATCATCATTACAAACGCATGGTCCACCTGGTGCACCACATCACATGCGTTCGTTGCATCATAGTCCGATTCCTCCTAATAGTGC containing:
- the LOC105221052 gene encoding uncharacterized protein LOC105221052 translates to MVEKKWTLDVESNQYDLVSGSFYLVGCWSDGENIKQCVDISLKAQSVDTKHCILDVSDNDIYIYDLYSAFGTFVNNRRLNPMRKECIDVNCELRFGDLNGSLKAVEVLNTTDTFLAPSHRAPRASLSNTSTRLFSSPDVSLLNDTKNDSFDIPETQNIRKRASIENSSILSSSRNQSYDGKSFCDESFIPETQMPSRTDPSYEASELGSNLQKSGDFIRICTQDFNENLFEDVEDDEAMFSSLVIPNIQHKPVILADVSLNMDVDEDASKTLECDGEVESLNCGNQTAKSVTLTDPAQNGICTDRDDVCTPDLFDLPELAHINVQTDTNLPAEKNMGKDNDLAQRQVSEVIGGDGYAEEVDMMATQVFVPIPKQPEAKVTENITTTNGLSLSGKENIANTDFSLEQTQIFAPVKERSLGAQNLNSTSSDKSAAPTIQNNDDNSSLLAATQIFINTVESNDKSIKSAVKQNLNNTLTSSGINEMAKSEGNFSHEMNKSSSKKEYDREKQACFKKPKLSNKNKPVKESTSSIGSSQSEAEESILCTPKWITDKFDLLSKQRSKIIMKRNLFGSDSEEDSIELNKLDAKKDSKDFDKLLCNLKEIQPPKFVPSKCSVVKQEELTDVRKVSNNKNNRDSRAEVVLENPDKKLEGVSPGRKEKISPPSTRRSSKEKSKPDKKVESHSSHRSSSGRHIGHNEDREKSEEPKKRTRKISQKDEHTNEIEEVSTRRMTRHSDHKQELEKIEKNKKPAKNVSSKGENTNEIEEAPTRRMTRLKSRTSDMEYDKASSSTSGPTQAKLRKIEQTDEPDINKKRVTRSRSKNDSQESITSIKSTTSSRSSSRKKNAREMESREKIVTDDNTSAKVSNSAKVVEKNGTGTTTSTKDHSRKSSAEEPTVAESKKLRNNARILQVAMSMVEPKLFQSLVDNSPGNWCVANDPTDADVLVMDKGNRTLKFLIAMAKGIPIVTSKWLQSFNSTKTVPRGITHFFRDHDFEKRHKFSLFKSLELARSQKVFEGYDFVTTPSILPRPTEIKQIIECAGGKVYDEPPSPKSDQKIYVISSMNDKKYWHKYRRCNSNIRITDSEGVMASVMRQSTLPLDTNVFA
- the LOC105221053 gene encoding roquin-2, whose translation is MPIQAPSWTDFLFCPICCNEFAVNQRLPISLGCGHTICRQCLSTLHNRQCPFDQTSITTDVDNLPINNALLQLVSTNTSTNNNNNAGNASDNRNSNGGNEGASGSDGEANTTTRHTPPSVRQLSPEDLKCYNLANKCIESLALYLKSLVTNNGNFGSPLSRPMQRKLVSLVNTQLMEREGRERVLRAARSLGERTVTELILQHQNPLQLSSNLWAAVRSRGCQFLGPAMQEEVLKLVLKALEDGTAYSRKVLVMYVVQRLEPRFPQASKTSIGHVVQLLYRASCFKVSKREADSSLMQLKEEFRTYDALRREHDAQIVQIATEAGLRIAPDQWSSLLYGDTVHKSHMQSIIDKLQTPSSFAQSVQELVIALQRTGDPANLSGLRIHLKHLAGIDPSLESPPSSWQDVAKALESVHEVVVGLVEFVQHHGNRKLQECTTGQPSTNTKYKISLCRDLTVRRNCPRGSSCTFAHSEEELEKYRAKNRKNTKPGISVPHSGVGPLTAGSSNSANNGKNDFSTHTHPHNHGHNHHNPHAMVMLHPGNDNSAPASTATSPLRFDGLQSMHNKLPRSSYGDASSSLQTHGPPGAPHHMRSLHHSPIPPNSAQAVSAPPTAHRYDASTFGSTLNYPISTTGVPPRMPQGLSNINSSPIAMRTSSGAMISSRSFPNTLQPPTTHTHHPPLPPNITTTNPPIYHNNKNVTTSLSSPLSANKGIYNALPSEFYNTPIMGTNTRSSSLFSNNQPTAAGVGGNSGGINGKNNVDLKGNIVLTDKLRLAQIGMWDQQHHQHIVNASTAGEILSGASGIGGSPAHQSTSMYPSSDTVSIFGKKVNNVNMNLNKTLNGLAIGDQYMFKNDYAASLTGGMTNSKDSLICNDLPPQRSFWNAHNSNMMSGGNFADSTQERNTIAHNMSLNASPGPFRDRDSFVRSDSILDDDAATFEVPATSAGMGSKFGPICPMYKGHSSTATDVSHTNTYLDSWSSGDIRNQSTNKEHPLLERNTSGDINYSVFPNDTENSLALQIRQQLQRSANGQQQLQQRILQNQQQQQQTQRPSAFDNFNSMQNTLLTDLTFNHSGLERDRTCAGEDRANFDLGYNALQNMLASADGNANMDMNKGSSMWSGGLKSADATFWNDSLTNAAAKTKELQLQRQQQQQQYQQLLNKGRNSEEGSIDSSRMRDIEQELSEIVDKSWSNADDSGIKLQ